The sequence below is a genomic window from Plasmodium cynomolgi strain B DNA, chromosome 4, whole genome shotgun sequence.
ATTCCGTGGTCACCCCGTTTGGCAATTCTCCCTGCGCGCTGGGCTGGGCAGGGCAAtgcttgtaaaaaaaaatgtatggcGCAATGACCAAGTGCCAAAATAACCAACTGATGTGACCCCATCTGACGAGCACTACGCAAAAATCACCCGAGGGAGGAGAATGTCAAGAGGAGAACAATTTTGACACGcgtgtttttaatttttaatccTCCACGGAGccccccctttcctttttttttttttttttttttgcgacacGAGCAGGTACATGCAAAGAGTTATTCATTCTTATGTGCATGCCTCGTATAGGGGCCACCTTGCCACTTTTGCGAATGCCTATTTGTCGTGCCGACCGACCGTTGATGATCCCAGCCTGCGCTGCATCCACTGCCTTTGCTGCGCCCACGTGGGGTTACTCCGGGTGAGAGGaaaccccccccctccgtTGTATTCCTGCCCGTTTCGTACCCCCGTAACGTATCTCCCCTAACAGACTTTTGTTtcgaaaaaaacgtaaacaTATAGAACGCGACCTACCTAGCGGTGCATAATTAATTTGCTCACCACCACCGTTACAACTGCAACGGATGAGCGAAGACGAGGTCTTGAGTACGTGCGCCCCCCCCCCGTTCGGCGTTGTTAACTGTAAAAGGTCGCATCGATGGGGGTATCATCCTGGTGAATGTAGTATTTTTCTACTTCCCACCTCGTCGCcgtctcccccctttttgcatcacctcttcattttaaaaaatgaggagcgaaagaaaaagagagagaacACACAAACAGAATAACAAACAGAGACAAAGACACACAGGCAGAGAGGGACAGAGGGACAGAGGGACACAGAGACAAAGACACACAAGCAGAGAGGGACAGAGAGACACAGGGACAGGGGCAAAGAGGTAACTCACCTCGGTGAGACTCCCCAAAAAGTGTATCTTTCCCCTGTGAGTGCACATATGCATTGTGTTCTCGTGCATTCGACACGCACACGAGTGCTCTCAACAAACGTTGCCATTCGGAAGAGAGCATACGAGGTGAAGTGAcccccaccaccaccaccataCACACACCTTGAGAGAGGTTGGCTCCCCCGCCAATGTAGCCTTCCCCAAGTTAGTAACAACATTAGCACATCGTAATGATGCATATACGagtgattttatttttatcttcgtGCCACTACGAGGAATTCCCCTCTGATAACCCCGAAATTAAATTGTACCCTGTGGCAAAGTGCACAGCGCCATCGGGTGTATCCCTCTCCTCctttcacaaaaataaagacatttcattttatccCTACAACCCTAATTAAATACACacatccatttttaatttgaattTTGTGACTACACAGGGAGGGTCTCTCAAATCCATCGTTCAACTATATTatatgctttccttttttgtgtaaagcCTCCCTACTTAGGTTGGTTTCCCCAGGGGtgtcttttttccatttgctcTACATGTAATCAACACAGCATCCACGTGgttacgccttttttttttccttttttttttgtgtgtgtgttgtAGTTCCAGCAgaatttgcatttttttcacttgagAAAGGAGAGTCCTCCCATCCCCTTGCACTGTTTCAGTTTATGTAGTTCTTTAACCCCATCGCGACGTACGGCTCACTCCGCGTTCACCTCGAGCACACACCTAACATCACTATTGCCCCCGAAAGAGGAAGGTCCTCATCCAATTCTCCCTTTTCAGTAAaatcccaaatgggaaaaaaaaaaaaaaaaaaagcagaacaTGGATGAGCATCACGAAGACGATTTAGACGAAGGGTCAGGGGGGACTTCTAACAAGGAGAACTACCCAGAAAAGAAgccccccccaaaggggaagacAAATAAAGGAGTCGAGCGACGAGGCCCTCCACTGCGTTCGCCTCAGTGGCGTGAAAACGGAGGTGCACTTGATTCGAAGGGACGCGACAGAGTGAGTGGTGGCGGAGTGAGTGGTGGCGGAGTGAATGGTGACGGAGTGAATGGTGACGGAGTTAATGGTGACGGAGTGAATAGTAACGGGGTGAGCCCAGAACGGGAAGAACCCCCCCCTGGGGAGccccaaaagggaagcagCGAGGTGCCTAGCAAGGGGGAGGCGCTGGTGGGTGGAGAAAAACCAGGCGAGGACAATGctaggggagaagcacccaGTGAAGCAACAAACGAAGACAAATCGGTGGAAGAAAACCCGTCGGGGGGAAATCCGTCGAGGGAAAACTCGTTGGAAGAAAACCTGTCGGGGGAAAACCCGTTGGAAGAAAACCCGTCGGGGGAAAACCCGTCGGGGGACGAGCAAAAGCGAGGCAGCCTCGCGAACAGGACCACCAAATCGGACAGCACGAACACCGCGAGCAGCAACCTGATAAAGATAAGCCAGAAGAGCGAGGAGTGGGAGCAACCAAAGAAATGGAGCTTCTCCCTTCTCCTCACAAATATAAAATCCATGGTGCTAACCAACTACATCTACGTAGCCAAGAGGTGCGGCATCCCCAACCAACCCAACAAACCAGGACCAGTGCTTGCCATCAGtgtagaaaaggaaaatacaaacgaagttaaaaatattatcgtGCAAACCCCATGTGCATATGAAAAGTACACACTGAAAGGAAAATTAATTCAACACAAAACACTCTACCCTTGTACAGTCACCTGTATGATGTATGGGAGCATCGGAGGAATCGGAAAGACCGTCATTTTGGGACTGCAAAATGGGTGCATACTAGTTTACAAGAGTATCGAGTTTGAATGCATACTAAAGTTGAATACAAAGGAATGTCTGGAGAAGCATTTTAAGAGCTCTTCTGCTTCGTCTGCTAGGAAGCCTTTCAATAACTCACACGTGAAGAGTGGCGTCATGGATGCGTATAGTGGGACGAATGGACAGAGGGACTCAGGTAAGGTAGCTTCTCAGGGGGGCAGTTCGAACAATGGAGAGAATTACAACGATCTGTCGTATCAGATTTCTGGTCTCTCCGTGAAGTCCACTTTTGCTAACTTTATCCATTGGATCATTGCTGGGAACATGCAGGGCTACATTTTCGTGTGGGAGGTGCCCAGTGGGAACATCATCAAAATCCTCGTGCACCCGCACCACTTGTTCGGCCACGTCAAGGGGGGCTCGCGCGCCAGCAGTGATGGGAGCAGCGACAGCGATGATAGCAGCGATAGCGACGGTAGCAGCGATAGCGACGGTAGCAGCGATAGCGACGGTAGCAGCGATAACGGGGGTAGCAGCGATGACGACAGTAGCAGCTACAACGACGGTAGCAGCGGTAACGACGGTGGAAGTGACAATTGCGATCGCGGCGGCCGCACCGATAATCGCCCaggaaagcgaaaaaagaaaaagaaaaaagccaTCCCAAATGGCAGGAACGGTGGGAGGGATCAGGAGGACgaacaagaagaaaacgaagaagacgaagaaggcAAAGAAGAAGGCTGCTTCACCCTCGAAGACGACGACTCCTGCAGCAAGCCGGACGATGAAGAAAACTCGAGCGAGTTCTCCGGCGGCAGCTACTTAAGCGACTCAGACGAGTATTGCAACTCCACCGATCAAGACAACGCCAGCAGAGGGGGTGGCGCCGCCGCCATAGGAATGTTACGCGTGAAAGGGAANNNNNNNNNNNNNNNNNNNNNNNNNNNNNNNNNNNNNNNNNNNNNNNNNNNNNNNNNNNNNNNNNNNNNNNNNNNNNNNNNNNNNNNNNNNNNNNNNNNNNNNNNNNNNNNNNNNNNNNNNNNNNNNNNNNNNNNNNNNNNNNNNNNNNNNNNNNNNNNNNNNNNNNNNNNNNNNNNNNNNNNNNNNNNNNNNNNNNNNNNNNNNNNNNNNNNNNNNNNNNNNNNNNNNNNNNNNNNNNNaaaaaaaaacagaaatgcGCCAAACAAATGCTACGTTTCAGCCATATTAGCAGTAACGCATAAGTACGAACTGTGGGTCGCATTCGGAAGTGGCTACATAGCAGTGTACGACTTATACGACTTCCAGTTGCTTCTCTACACGTGCATTTCCAAGAGTCCCATCATGGACTTAAAGTATTCCAAGCTCTTGGAAGACGTCTTCCTACTAATAGGGAATAATTACATTTCTGTATGGGACACCAAAACGCTgaagcaaattaaaaaggtcCCCACAAGTCACGTTACGAAAACGTCTTCCCTGTCTACTTTATATCTTTTGGAACGTCCaactttttggaaaaacaaGAAAGTTGTTTTGATTGCAGGTTGTAATGATGGATCCATCTCGGTGACaaatgttacaaaaaagTTGGATGGAGATTTGACCTTTTCTTATGTTAGGACATATGAGAAGCACTTCGAGCCTTATGTCCCCATCAGTTACATTTGCATCCACCCCAGTATCAACGCGGCCTTCGTCGGGGATGCCAGTGGCGTCGTCTTTACGCTCCCCAGAATTCTGAACACGCTCAAGCACGACGATGCGCAAAGGTGAAGCGAAGCGGAAGCGCGTTAAACGTGGCTGCTCGATTGGCGCGGCTGCTCGATTGGCGTGGCTGCTTGATTGACGCGGCTGCTAAACTGGCGTGACCTTCCCAGCTGTTGCTGCCTTTCCCCTGGAGGTGCCACTTCGTGGGTAGtaccctcccccttttttttgtaaaacgcCATTTTAAGTACCACCAAAGTGCAAACCGTTTTGAACGTAATTGTGTTTGGATCCACCCATCGGATGAACAAGTGACTGTTAAGGAGAGCCATGAGGAGGCGCAATTTTGCTATGCCCCTTTGCCTCGCTCCCCTTGGGGCACTGCGCCCATCGTTATAGGAGGGAGGGAGGGACGGACTACCTCCCTTGGGGTTATATCCCAGAGCATTGCTTTGctaggcgaaaaaaaaaaaacgaggaaGCGCTCCTTCCCTACAGTGTTACCAAGCGGATTGCACCAAACGGATTGCTCCGCTCATATCGTTACGATTCCAGCCCCAAAACTCTTAAAGGCCAAATTCGGGTTCAAGACGCAGCAGAGGCATGCGCAGAAATGGTCGTCCCTGTGTGGTGATAAGCACCAAAGGACACATGCATAGagacacaaaaaagaggtgAAGTAAAGCATTCCTTCGGGTTTCCCGTCTCGCACGGTTCGTATGAACACGATGAGATGCACCACTTAAATCGCGCAAACAGTTGAATGCAAATGTGGAGGTGGTTAGGTGGGTCGATCGAGCCAACGCACCCGCGTGACTACCCCTCAAGCGAGTCATTCGCTAGAGCCACCCGTagagcaaaaggaagaatagCAGCAGCAACGACGATGCTAACGCTAGAGACAACAACGACGATGCTAACGCTAGAGACAACAACGACGATGCCATCGCTGGCGACAACAACGACAAAGCTACCTTTGTTAAGCGTCTCCATCGTCCCACCACGGTAGCTGCACTCAAGAAAAGTGCCACTCCACGGCTTACACTAAATAGCGAATGGATTCCTCTACAGCTAAGGTGACCCTACCCCCTTTGCCATGCTCATCTCCAACATCTTATAATCCCTGTGATGACTTAGTTGGCGCATAAGGTTAAGCTCACACATCTTGAGGTAGTCCATGTCGTAGCTCATGTTCCCCTCCTTCTTCACCACCAGAAGCAGTTTTCTCAGCTGCTTTTGTCTGTTGTTCCTCTCCTGAAATGCACTCCTCCTTTCCTGGCTCAGGTCctttaaatattcattttttttatccatccATCGATTGAACTTCTTCTCTACGTTCGCCTTAAGTTGTTCTTTACTCTGCAGTtgctcctccattttgttcacttcATCCTCGAGAATGTCACGTTCTAGCTTGTGCATCTTCGTGCTCTCCTTCAGTACCTTCAACTTTCCTTCCAGCTTAGAGCTAAACTGCTCCTTGAATTTACATTCGCTTCTCTGCATACTTAGCTTTTTAACATTGTTGCAAAGGTGCCACTGCAATAGGTCCCTTTGTTTTTGCAGCAGGTTCAGCTGCTTTTTTAGGGCCGCATGTTgatcttcttcctttctcaGTAAGTTTTGCAACTCACTGTaatttttccccaatttcTGATCCTCCTTATTGTTCCCACTGGGGTGCATCACACTCCGCTCGTACGTTATCCCGTTCGAGTACAGCATCCCCTTTGAATCCAGGTAGCGCACCTTCTTCGCGTTCTTCCCCCTCATTTTGTAGACAAATGTTCGGTCGGACGGGGCTGCTCAATCtagggaaaaacaaacacaGGAAAATTACACACACGAGGGTGAAACACGGCGATACCGACAATGGGGTACCAAACCGTgtaagccaaaaaaaaaaaaaggacgctGTGGAATGTGAACCTCCCTTTTCCTACTTCAAACCGAAGGCTACGTTttgggagaggaagaagattaAGGCGTCTTCCTTTTGCTAGGGGCGTCCAACACACACACTGCTCTCATTTCAACGACGTTAGAGTGCTTTATAGGGGTCCAACGCAGGGAAGTACAAAAAGGTGTATCCGTTCAACGCGCATGGAACGGCGGAAAATTGTTCATTACGtctatttaaaaagggagtaaCGTTTTATGTTAGAGAACTAAGCAAAGACGCATTCGATTATTCACTAATGTCGCGCTTCTTTACTTCGGGATGCACTGTGCATAGTTGGCGAAAAACAAATGCAAAGAGTTCTTTCACTTTTGGTCACGAGCAACGGTTATTACTTACTAGCCTTATTCTCACGCCTGGTTGTTTTATCTTCACATTGGCGAAATAGTTTTGCACACAACTTTTCGTAAAATagctatgtttttttttttttataaagtaacttaaactgttcatatttcttgCCGTAATatagcttatttttttttttttccaagttgcctgaatgttcatattttttaaagcaaaataaggactttttttttccccctttttttagctagccaaaaaggggaataccAATTTTAACACAACCATTCTTGGTGTTGTTCAAGGGTCTAATGAGCATGGAAGtgggcaattttttcttaagtTCGAAAAAAGATAGGAAAGATTTACAGAGCGAATTAGTAAAGAAGCTACCCAACGGTGTAAAGCTCAGGGGGGGGTAGACACATAGAACGTTCAACTTTCAAAGCATTGTTTGCCTCTTGTGCGGGGCAACAATCGGTGGAATCGCcgtgtgcacataaaaaaggaaaaagtataTGTCGCTTTTACTGAACAAGTTTTTGCTCCCTTGCACAGAACGGAGGTGATAGTAACTACACCGTACCTGCTTGTGTGGGGAGTGTCCCCAAGAGACACCCCATCTGCACACCAGTTGGCCATCTTATAAAACGCCAGTGTTTTCCATCAGTGGAATGTGCCCCATGTGTGATTCTTCATTCAACGCGGCAAATTAGTTTTATAATAACAGTGTTCACAACGATGTGTGAGCAGGAAATGTGCTTTGCGCCATTTTGTACACCCGTTTTGTCGCTGCAGCAAAGCGAGCTGGTGGCATGGACCGAAACCTTGCAGGGGGCTTTGCTGCTGCGTAGTGTCACACTACGTATGCATCGATTCGTGCGCATAACTGCGCCTTTATGGAATGACTCCCCTGGCGGTTATATCCTTTCCGACGAGGCTGAGCACAAAGCTGGGCGGATTTCACTCCATTTTGACCGAGTCACAAACGGATGGCATGGTCATCAAACTTTAAATAGAAACAGTTCCCCCTTTGTGTTTCTCCATCCGCTTTAATTCTTTTGTGcgtcattattttgttcgttcgtttgtt
It includes:
- a CDS encoding hypothetical protein (putative), which encodes MRGKNAKKVRYLDSKGMLYSNGITYERSVMHPSGNNKEDQKLGKNYSELQNLLRKEEDQHAALKKQLNLLQKQRDLLQWHLCNNVKKLSMQRSECKFKEQFSSKLEGKLKVLKESTKMHKLERDILEDEVNKMEEQLQSKEQLKANVEKKFNRWMDKKNEYLKDLSQERRSAFQERNNRQKQLRKLLLVVKKEGNMSYDMDYLKMCELNLMRQLSHHRDYKMLEMSMAKGVGSP
- a CDS encoding hypothetical protein (putative), whose translation is MDEHHEDDLDEGSGGTSNKENYPEKKPPPKGKTNKGVERRGPPLRSPQWRENGGALDSKGRDRVSGGGVSGGGVNGDGVNGDGVNGDGVNSNGVSPEREEPPPGEPQKGSSEVPSKGEALVGGEKPGEDNARGEAPSEATNEDKSVEENPSGGNPSRENSLEENLSGENPLEENPSGENPSGDEQKRGSLANRTTKSDSTNTASSNLIKISQKSEEWEQPKKWSFSLLLTNIKSMVLTNYIYVAKRCGIPNQPNKPGPVLAISVEKENTNEVKNIIVQTPCAYEKYTLKGKLIQHKTLYPCTVTCMMYGSIGGIGKTVILGLQNGCILVYKSIEFECILKLNTKECLEKHFKSSSASSARKPFNNSHVKSGVMDAYSGTNGQRDSGKVASQGGSSNNGENYNDLSYQISGLSVKSTFANFIHWIIAGNMQGYIFVWEVPSGNIIKILVHPHHLFGHVKGGSRASSDGSSDSDDSSDSDGSSDSDGSSDSDGSSDNGGSSDDDSSSYNDGSSGNDGGSDNCDRGGRTDNRPGKRKKKKKKAIPNGRNGGRDQEDEQEENEEDEEGKEEGCFTLEDDDSCSKPDDEENSSEFSGGSYLSDSDEYCNSTDQDNASRGVTHKYELWVAFGSGYIAVYDLYDFQLLLYTCISKSPIMDLKYSKLLEDVFLLIGNNYISVWDTKTLKQIKKVPTSHVTKTSSLSTLYLLERPTFWKNKKVVLIAGCNDGSISVTNVTKKLDGDLTFSYVRTYEKHFEPYVPISYICIHPSINAAFVGDASGVVFTLPRILNTLKHDDAQR